A section of the Harmonia axyridis chromosome 2, icHarAxyr1.1, whole genome shotgun sequence genome encodes:
- the LOC123674181 gene encoding uncharacterized protein LOC123674181 isoform X2 produces the protein MHFTVNIALWAVFMICRSTAEEASWSWADDKNQGAMNINEQFDQDLHPEGSENKESIVNLNDTQIGQIIDEILDSGRQGRSLDGFDEVYADPNVQNALQKGDDGEARNIIKDRLCYLGLMQCEEDIEGKRPFIAPEDLQYAQPVAINPIGRPIPTIPIRGPKRGTYGPPRPVHVPQNGGKYPPPNFAPPNRFGPNLNTNPNKPPRRGYGAPSKPFYGNKPPSPVYNGDYSPVEDIPYAFEIGSQSSHSESHFQSSLQKDKIFPGDKAGSKSDSFGAPVQHVHHHYHHDSENSDKTPTVIVKPVPVPVPVSSSSNSYESFNTNSGTHLAFKPSVQIGGSGLNSGLYGSQSSGGLTIGGSGLNSGSYGGQSSGGLTIGGSGFSSGSYGGQTLASYGGASGNNGIVKPVSENFGGQNYGSNQYGSSNYGSSFGQYSTNDFYKKELNLNGNSLTTNYLQGAHSDNYNSQFGNSDDCVCVPINQCQNHDVIGRKDDLYLAIDPRNIKSDIQAEEERVITDANGTMTVVTVPVGSNLNITELSADKKNTEEVKKISKREAPIYNSTVSKTSAKAEARQGYFGGQQVCGPRHVCCRKPRQQNHINSFGSSQCGVRHSTGINGRIKTPAYVDGDSEFGEYPWQVAILKKDPKESVYVCGGTLIDALHIITAAHCVKTYTNYDLRVRLGEWDVNHDVEFYPYIERDIAAVTVHPEFYAGTLYNDLAILRMDKPVDYNKYPHISPACLPNPRDDYTGTRCWTTGWGKDAFGDFGKYQNILKEVDVPIVGQSQCHRQLQQTRLGYEFKLHPGFICAGGEEGKDACKGDGGGPLVCERSGTMQLVGVVSWGIGCGQYGVPGVYVRVGHYLDWIRQVTQIY, from the exons ATGCACTTCACTGTCAACATAGCCCTCTGGGCAGTGTTTATGATATGCAGAAGTACAGCTGAAGAGGCATCTTGGTCTTGGGCCGACGACAAGAATCAAGGAGCCATGAATATAAACGAACAGTTTGATCAAGACTTACATCCAGAAGGCAGCGAAAACAAAGAGAGCATAGTAAATTTGAATGACACACAAATAGGTCAAATCATTGACGAAATTTTGGATTCTGGACGACAAGGAAGGAGTTTGGACGGGTTTGATGAAGTTTATGCTGATCCAAACGTACAAAATGCTCTGCAGAAGGGGGATGATGGTGAAGCAAGGAATATTATCAAAGATAGGCTTTGCTATTTAGGACTTATGCAG TGTGAGGAAGATATTGAAGGAAAAAGACCATTCATTGCTCCCGAAGATCTACAGTATGCTCAACCTGTCGCAATTAATCCTATTGGTAGACCCATCCCAACAATCCCAATAAGAGGCCCTAAGAGAGGAACCTATGGTCCACCAAGGCCCGTTCATGTACCTCAAAATGGTGGAAAATACCCTCCTCCGAATTTCGCTCCACCAAATAGGTTTGGTCCCAACCTGAATACAAATCCTAACAAACCACCTCGTCGTGGCTATGGTGCACCTAGTAAACCTTTCTATGGAAACAAACCTCCCAGTCCAGTTTACAATGGAGACTACTCACCTGTAGAAGATATTCCATATGCTTTCGAAATTGGAAGTCAATCAAGTCATTCAGAATCACATTTCCAGTCTTCCCTTCAAAAAGACAAAATATTCCCAGGAGACAAGGCAGGATCGAAAAGTGACTCATTTGGTGCTCCAGTTCAACACGTCCATCACCATTACCACCACGACTCTGAGAATTCCGATAAAACACCAACAGTTATTGTGAAACCTGTCCCAGTTCCAGTACCTGTATCATCTTCATCAAACTCTTATGAGAGCTTCAACACAAATTCTGGTACTCATCTTGCATTCAAGCCTTCAGTTCAAATTGGAGGTTCTGGTTTGAATAGCGGTTTATACGGTAGTCAGTCTTCTGGAGGTCTGACTATTGGAGGTTCCGGCTTGAATTCAGGTTCATATGGTGGACAATCTTCAGGCGGATTGACAATTGGCGGGTCAGGATTCAGCTCAGGATCATATGGAGGTCAAACACTCGCAAGTTATGGTGGCGCTAGTGGAAATAATGGAATTGTGAAACCAGTATCAGAGAACTTTGGCGGTCAGAACTACGGCTCCAATCAATATGGTTCCAGCAATTATGGATCTTCGTTTGGTCAATACAGCACAAATGATTTctataaaaaagaattaaacTTGAACGGAAATTCTTTAACTACTAACTATCTCCAAGGAGCCCATTCCGACAATTATAACAGTCAATTTGGGAATTCTGATGACTGCGTTTGTGTTCCAATTAATCAATGTCAAAACCACGACGTCATTGGTCGTAAAGACGACTTGTACTTAGCTATCGATCCAAGAAATATCAAGAGTGACATACAGGCTGAGGAAGAACGGGTCATCACTGATGCAAATGGAACAATGACGGTGGTTACCGTTCCAGTAGGTTCTAATCTCAATATAACTGAACTATCGGCCGACAAAAAGAATACTGAGGAAGTAAAGAAGATCAGCAAGAGGGAAGCACCAATTTACAACAGTACCGTTAGTAAAACCTCAGCCAAAGCAGAAGCA CGTCAAGGATACTTTGGTGGTCAACAAGTCTGCGGACCAAGACATGTTTGCTGCAGGAAGCCACGTCAACAAAATCATATAAACAGTTTTGGTTCTAGCCAATGTGGTGTTAGACACTCAACTGGAATAAATGGTAGAATAAAGACTCCAGCCTATGTAGATGGTGATAGTGAATTTGGAGAGTATCCATGGcaagttgctattttgaagaaAGATCCTAAGGAAAGTGTTTACGTATGTGGAGGAACCCTCATTGATGCACTCCATATCATCACAGCTGCACATTGTGTCAAAAC ctaTACCAACTATGATCTGAGAGTACGACTTGGAGAATGGGACGTAAACCATGATGTTGAATTCTATCCATACATAGAAAGAGATATAGCTGCTGTTACAGTTCATCCAGAATTCTATGCCGGTACTCTTTACAACGATCTCGCCATCCTCCGAATGGACAAACCTGTAGACTACAACAAGTATCCTCACATCAGTCCAGCTTGCCTTCCAAACCCCAGAGATGACTATACTGGTACAAGATGCTGGACCACCGGATGGGGAAAAGACGCTTTCGGTGATTTCGGTAAATACCAGAACATTCTGAAGGAAGTTGATGTTCCAATCGTTGGTCAATCCCAGTGCCATAGACAGTTGCAGCAAACAAGATTAGGTTATGAGTTCAAACTCCATCCTGGTTTCATTTGCGCCGGTGGTGAAGAAGGTAAAGATGCCTGCAAAGGAGATGGCGGTGGTCCATTGGTGTGCGAAAGGAGCGGAACCATGCAGTTGGTCGGTGTTGTCAGTTGGGGTATTGGATGTGGACAGTACGGAGTACCTGGAGTCTATGTTCGAGTAGGCCACTACTTGGACTGGATCCGACAAGTTACTCAGATCTATTGA
- the LOC123674181 gene encoding uncharacterized protein LOC123674181 isoform X1 codes for MHFTVNIALWAVFMICRSTAEEASWSWADDKNQGAMNINEQFDQDLHPEGSENKESIVNLNDTQIGQIIDEILDSGRQGRSLDGFDEVYADPNVQNALQKGDDGEARNIIKDRLCYLGLMQCEEDIEGKRPFIAPEDLQYAQPVAINPIGRPIPTIPIRGPKRGTYGPPRPVHVPQNGGKYPPPNFAPPNRFGPNLNTNPNKPPRRGYGAPSKPFYGNKPPSPVYNGDYSPVEDIPYAFEIGSQSSHSESHFQSSLQKDKIFPGDKAGSKSDSFGAPVQHVHHHYHHDSENSDKTPTVIVKPVPVPVPVSSSSNSYESFNTNSGTHLAFKPSVQIGGSGLNSGLYGSQSSGGLTIGGSGLNSGSYGGQSSGGLTIGGSGFSSGSYGGQTLASYGGASGNNGIVKPVSENFGGQNYGSNQYGSSNYGSSFGQYSTNDFYKKELNLNGNSLTTNYLQGAHSDNYNSQFGNSDDCVCVPINQCQNHDVIGRKDDLYLAIDPRNIKSDIQAEEERVITDANGTMTVVTVPVGSNLNITELSADKKNTEEVKKISKREAPIYNSTVSKTSAKAEARQYGQNIMNDFMNKKIKPTFGVSFGLPHQGAGGYPISPYGPNPLVNPYGGVVGGGGINLGLVSVNPLISVQVTKDDYGHKEIKPFINLHVTPNDYLVHKFEDLIHYKKGYVYNKHKHVHYHKPLYKPYGYVHQPHPEIYRPYPPHFETGPVYEGPHHLHESPEFGRPPIVDEYPGPFVNGGHNPESYYDDPSNYGGGYSGYDDFYGRTAINISSLKIVNGNAIHDQYFKNYYDGQKNYGENNGQLQYFSNGYEAEQNPDRLLSLSDTSRRGKSLQPKNTVKFPINRRRRDTTQKTEHTIEKRQGYFGGQQVCGPRHVCCRKPRQQNHINSFGSSQCGVRHSTGINGRIKTPAYVDGDSEFGEYPWQVAILKKDPKESVYVCGGTLIDALHIITAAHCVKTYTNYDLRVRLGEWDVNHDVEFYPYIERDIAAVTVHPEFYAGTLYNDLAILRMDKPVDYNKYPHISPACLPNPRDDYTGTRCWTTGWGKDAFGDFGKYQNILKEVDVPIVGQSQCHRQLQQTRLGYEFKLHPGFICAGGEEGKDACKGDGGGPLVCERSGTMQLVGVVSWGIGCGQYGVPGVYVRVGHYLDWIRQVTQIY; via the exons ATGCACTTCACTGTCAACATAGCCCTCTGGGCAGTGTTTATGATATGCAGAAGTACAGCTGAAGAGGCATCTTGGTCTTGGGCCGACGACAAGAATCAAGGAGCCATGAATATAAACGAACAGTTTGATCAAGACTTACATCCAGAAGGCAGCGAAAACAAAGAGAGCATAGTAAATTTGAATGACACACAAATAGGTCAAATCATTGACGAAATTTTGGATTCTGGACGACAAGGAAGGAGTTTGGACGGGTTTGATGAAGTTTATGCTGATCCAAACGTACAAAATGCTCTGCAGAAGGGGGATGATGGTGAAGCAAGGAATATTATCAAAGATAGGCTTTGCTATTTAGGACTTATGCAG TGTGAGGAAGATATTGAAGGAAAAAGACCATTCATTGCTCCCGAAGATCTACAGTATGCTCAACCTGTCGCAATTAATCCTATTGGTAGACCCATCCCAACAATCCCAATAAGAGGCCCTAAGAGAGGAACCTATGGTCCACCAAGGCCCGTTCATGTACCTCAAAATGGTGGAAAATACCCTCCTCCGAATTTCGCTCCACCAAATAGGTTTGGTCCCAACCTGAATACAAATCCTAACAAACCACCTCGTCGTGGCTATGGTGCACCTAGTAAACCTTTCTATGGAAACAAACCTCCCAGTCCAGTTTACAATGGAGACTACTCACCTGTAGAAGATATTCCATATGCTTTCGAAATTGGAAGTCAATCAAGTCATTCAGAATCACATTTCCAGTCTTCCCTTCAAAAAGACAAAATATTCCCAGGAGACAAGGCAGGATCGAAAAGTGACTCATTTGGTGCTCCAGTTCAACACGTCCATCACCATTACCACCACGACTCTGAGAATTCCGATAAAACACCAACAGTTATTGTGAAACCTGTCCCAGTTCCAGTACCTGTATCATCTTCATCAAACTCTTATGAGAGCTTCAACACAAATTCTGGTACTCATCTTGCATTCAAGCCTTCAGTTCAAATTGGAGGTTCTGGTTTGAATAGCGGTTTATACGGTAGTCAGTCTTCTGGAGGTCTGACTATTGGAGGTTCCGGCTTGAATTCAGGTTCATATGGTGGACAATCTTCAGGCGGATTGACAATTGGCGGGTCAGGATTCAGCTCAGGATCATATGGAGGTCAAACACTCGCAAGTTATGGTGGCGCTAGTGGAAATAATGGAATTGTGAAACCAGTATCAGAGAACTTTGGCGGTCAGAACTACGGCTCCAATCAATATGGTTCCAGCAATTATGGATCTTCGTTTGGTCAATACAGCACAAATGATTTctataaaaaagaattaaacTTGAACGGAAATTCTTTAACTACTAACTATCTCCAAGGAGCCCATTCCGACAATTATAACAGTCAATTTGGGAATTCTGATGACTGCGTTTGTGTTCCAATTAATCAATGTCAAAACCACGACGTCATTGGTCGTAAAGACGACTTGTACTTAGCTATCGATCCAAGAAATATCAAGAGTGACATACAGGCTGAGGAAGAACGGGTCATCACTGATGCAAATGGAACAATGACGGTGGTTACCGTTCCAGTAGGTTCTAATCTCAATATAACTGAACTATCGGCCGACAAAAAGAATACTGAGGAAGTAAAGAAGATCAGCAAGAGGGAAGCACCAATTTACAACAGTACCGTTAGTAAAACCTCAGCCAAAGCAGAAGCA CGTCAATATGGTCAAAATATCATGAATGATTTTATGAACAAGAAAATCAAGCCCACGTTTGGAGTTTCATTCGGTTTACCTCACCAAGGAGCTGGGGGTTATCCAATCAGCCCTTATGGTCCTAATCCTTTGGTGAATCCTTATGGAGGGGTTGTTGGTGGGGGTGGGATCAATCTGGGATTGGTTTCTGTGAATCCTTTGATTTCTGTACAAGTAACGAAGGATGATTATGGGCATAAAGAAATCAAACCATTTATAAACCTTCATGTTACTCCCAATGATTATCTCGTTCATAAGTTCGAGGACTTGATACATTACAAAAAGGGTTATGTCTACAATAAGCATAAGCACGTTCATTATCATAAACCTCTTTATAAGCCCTATGGATATGTTCATCAACCTCATCCTGAAATATACAGGCCATATCCACCACATTTTGAAACGGGGCCTGTTTACGAAGGTCCGCATCATCTACATGAAAGTCCTGAATTTGGAAGACCTCCAATTGTTGATGAGTATCCTGGGCCTTTTGTAAATGGAGGGCATAATCCAGAGTCTTATTATGATGATCCTTCAAATTATGGTGGGGGGTATTCTGGATATGATGACTTTTACGGCAGAACAGCAATAAAtataagtagcttgaaaatcgtAAATGGTAATGCGATTCATGATcagtatttcaaaaattattatgacGGACAGAAAAACTATGGCGAAAATAATGGACAATTACAATATTTCTCAAATGGCTATGAGGCAGAACAAAATCCTGATAGATTATTAAGTTTATCGGATACTTCAAGACGTGGTAAATCTTTACAACCAAAGAATACAGTGAAATTTCCAATAAACAGAAGACGACGAGACACTACTCAAAAGACTGAACATACAATTGAAAAG CGTCAAGGATACTTTGGTGGTCAACAAGTCTGCGGACCAAGACATGTTTGCTGCAGGAAGCCACGTCAACAAAATCATATAAACAGTTTTGGTTCTAGCCAATGTGGTGTTAGACACTCAACTGGAATAAATGGTAGAATAAAGACTCCAGCCTATGTAGATGGTGATAGTGAATTTGGAGAGTATCCATGGcaagttgctattttgaagaaAGATCCTAAGGAAAGTGTTTACGTATGTGGAGGAACCCTCATTGATGCACTCCATATCATCACAGCTGCACATTGTGTCAAAAC ctaTACCAACTATGATCTGAGAGTACGACTTGGAGAATGGGACGTAAACCATGATGTTGAATTCTATCCATACATAGAAAGAGATATAGCTGCTGTTACAGTTCATCCAGAATTCTATGCCGGTACTCTTTACAACGATCTCGCCATCCTCCGAATGGACAAACCTGTAGACTACAACAAGTATCCTCACATCAGTCCAGCTTGCCTTCCAAACCCCAGAGATGACTATACTGGTACAAGATGCTGGACCACCGGATGGGGAAAAGACGCTTTCGGTGATTTCGGTAAATACCAGAACATTCTGAAGGAAGTTGATGTTCCAATCGTTGGTCAATCCCAGTGCCATAGACAGTTGCAGCAAACAAGATTAGGTTATGAGTTCAAACTCCATCCTGGTTTCATTTGCGCCGGTGGTGAAGAAGGTAAAGATGCCTGCAAAGGAGATGGCGGTGGTCCATTGGTGTGCGAAAGGAGCGGAACCATGCAGTTGGTCGGTGTTGTCAGTTGGGGTATTGGATGTGGACAGTACGGAGTACCTGGAGTCTATGTTCGAGTAGGCCACTACTTGGACTGGATCCGACAAGTTACTCAGATCTATTGA